One part of the Natronorubrum sediminis genome encodes these proteins:
- a CDS encoding SDR family NAD(P)-dependent oxidoreductase, translated as MTVLRCMLDGKVAIITGGSTGIGKAIAAKYIEEGAEVVIASRGKEQGLAAAEELGCEFGQCDVTEYDEVEALVDGVADEYGGLDVIVNCAGIGSTTSLGEMALEEWNKVIAVNLHGVMHGSKAALPYLLESEGCIINIGSIYGLRGGKGAAAYSAAKGAIVNFTQQVAVDYADRGVRVNEICPGFVKTPMTDDVLEDERFYEFIRTRTPMGRAAEPEEVAPLAAFLASDGASYITGANIPVDGGWTAF; from the coding sequence ATGACCGTACTGCGATGTATGTTGGACGGAAAAGTAGCAATCATTACAGGCGGATCGACGGGTATCGGCAAGGCGATCGCAGCGAAGTACATTGAGGAAGGGGCCGAGGTAGTCATCGCTAGTCGAGGTAAAGAACAAGGGCTGGCAGCTGCCGAGGAGCTCGGTTGCGAGTTCGGTCAATGCGATGTAACCGAATACGATGAGGTTGAGGCGCTCGTCGATGGTGTCGCTGATGAGTACGGCGGACTTGACGTCATAGTAAACTGTGCCGGGATTGGAAGCACGACCTCTCTTGGGGAAATGGCGCTTGAAGAGTGGAACAAAGTCATTGCTGTCAATCTCCACGGCGTGATGCACGGATCGAAGGCCGCACTGCCGTACCTTCTAGAATCCGAAGGCTGCATCATCAATATTGGATCGATATACGGCCTCCGTGGGGGGAAGGGAGCCGCAGCCTACTCCGCTGCCAAAGGCGCTATTGTCAACTTCACTCAACAGGTCGCCGTCGATTATGCAGACAGAGGCGTTCGCGTCAACGAGATTTGTCCTGGCTTCGTGAAAACGCCGATGACCGATGACGTCCTTGAAGACGAGCGCTTCTACGAGTTCATCCGAACCAGAACCCCGATGGGACGAGCCGCAGAACCCGAGGAAGTCGCACCACTTGCGGCGTTTCTTGCATCGGATGGGGCATCCTACATCACCGGAGCAAACATTCCCGTTGACGGTGGTTGGACTGCCTTCTGA